A portion of the Rhodopseudomonas sp. BAL398 genome contains these proteins:
- a CDS encoding NAD(+) synthase: MSFYSIYQQGFVRVAACTPKCEVADPSYNVAETLALARDGARQGVALMVFPELGLCGYAIDDLLGQAALLQRVEQAIEEVAAASRELSPVLLIGAPLVREGRLYNCAVAVHRGRILGVVPKGHLPNYREFYEKRWFASGRNLKGATIEIAGQSVPFGMDMIFAAEDLPGFVFHVELCEDVWGPAPPSDFAALAGALILTNLSASNITVGKAETRRLLCATQSARCWAAYIYSAAGPGESTTDLAWDGQACIYELGQLLAETERFPQDSQMAIADVDVDRLRLERLRTGTFNEAAIAQAMPEDRFRRIGFRFEPSMTDLGLRRAVARFPYAPADPARLDQDCYEAYSIQVQGLMKRLQATGIRRVCIGVSGGLDSTHALIVAAKAFDRLGWPRSDILGFTMPGFATGEATKANAWTLMRSLGVTAEEIDIKPLAQQMLASLQHPFAQGEPVYDVTFENVQAGLRTDILFRAANQRGAMVLGTGDLSEIALGWSTYGVGDHMSHYNVNASVPKTLIQHLIRWVAQSAAFDEATNGTLLSILDTVISPELVPAGEGGALQSTEEKIGPYELQDFTLFYLTRYGLKPSKIAFLAFHAWRDATAGAWPPQYPEERRRAYDLPTIRSWMEVFLYRFFTISQFKRSASPNGPKVTAGGSLSPRGDWRAPSDGNARLWLEELRAHTPSE; the protein is encoded by the coding sequence ATGAGCTTCTATTCGATTTATCAGCAGGGTTTCGTTCGCGTGGCTGCCTGTACACCGAAATGCGAAGTCGCCGATCCCAGCTACAATGTCGCTGAGACGCTCGCGCTCGCCCGCGACGGTGCGCGCCAGGGTGTTGCGCTGATGGTGTTCCCGGAATTGGGCCTCTGCGGTTACGCGATTGACGATCTTCTCGGCCAAGCCGCGTTGCTGCAGCGGGTGGAACAAGCGATCGAGGAAGTCGCGGCCGCGAGCCGCGAGCTTTCGCCGGTTCTGCTCATCGGCGCGCCGCTGGTGCGGGAAGGACGACTCTACAATTGCGCTGTCGCCGTCCATCGTGGGCGCATTTTGGGTGTTGTTCCCAAAGGACATCTGCCGAATTATCGGGAATTCTACGAAAAGCGTTGGTTCGCTTCGGGCCGAAACTTGAAAGGCGCTACCATCGAGATCGCTGGTCAGTCCGTCCCCTTCGGAATGGATATGATTTTCGCGGCCGAGGATTTGCCAGGCTTCGTCTTCCACGTCGAGCTGTGCGAGGACGTATGGGGACCGGCTCCGCCCAGCGACTTTGCCGCGCTCGCTGGCGCTCTCATCCTTACCAACCTCTCGGCCAGCAACATCACTGTCGGCAAGGCCGAAACCCGCCGGCTGCTCTGCGCAACCCAATCGGCGCGGTGCTGGGCTGCATACATCTATTCCGCGGCCGGTCCGGGCGAGTCGACGACGGACCTCGCTTGGGACGGTCAAGCCTGCATTTATGAACTCGGGCAGCTGCTGGCAGAGACCGAACGGTTCCCGCAGGACTCGCAAATGGCCATCGCCGATGTCGACGTTGATAGGCTCAGACTGGAGCGCCTGCGCACCGGCACCTTCAACGAGGCGGCCATCGCACAAGCTATGCCTGAAGACAGGTTCCGGCGTATCGGCTTCCGGTTCGAGCCGTCGATGACGGACCTCGGGCTGCGCAGGGCCGTCGCGCGCTTCCCCTATGCTCCAGCCGATCCGGCACGCCTCGACCAGGACTGTTATGAGGCCTACAGCATCCAGGTCCAGGGGTTGATGAAGCGCCTTCAGGCGACGGGCATCCGCCGCGTCTGCATCGGGGTCTCCGGTGGTCTGGACTCCACTCACGCGCTGATCGTGGCGGCGAAAGCGTTCGACCGGCTAGGCTGGCCCCGGTCCGACATTCTCGGCTTCACGATGCCGGGCTTCGCGACGGGGGAGGCCACCAAGGCAAATGCCTGGACGCTGATGCGTAGTCTCGGCGTCACCGCCGAGGAGATCGACATCAAGCCGTTGGCGCAGCAGATGCTGGCGTCACTTCAGCATCCGTTCGCGCAAGGCGAGCCGGTTTACGACGTGACGTTCGAGAACGTGCAGGCGGGCCTGCGCACGGACATCTTGTTCCGTGCAGCCAACCAGCGAGGCGCCATGGTGCTTGGCACTGGCGATCTGTCCGAAATCGCGCTCGGCTGGTCGACCTACGGTGTCGGCGACCATATGAGCCACTACAACGTCAACGCGTCGGTGCCGAAAACACTCATCCAGCATTTGATCCGCTGGGTGGCACAGTCAGCCGCCTTCGATGAGGCAACGAACGGCACGTTGCTCTCCATTCTTGACACTGTGATTTCGCCAGAACTCGTGCCGGCCGGCGAAGGCGGCGCCTTACAAAGTACGGAGGAGAAGATTGGGCCTTATGAACTGCAGGATTTTACCCTGTTTTATTTGACGCGCTATGGCCTGAAGCCGTCGAAGATCGCTTTCCTGGCCTTCCATGCCTGGCGTGACGCCACCGCCGGAGCTTGGCCTCCACAGTATCCGGAAGAGCGCCGTCGCGCATATGATCTGCCCACAATCAGATCGTGGATGGAGGTGTTCCTCTATCGCTTCTTCACGATCAGCCAGTTCAAGCGCTCGGCGTCGCCGAACGGCCCCAAAGTCACTGCTGGCGGCTCGCTGTCGCCGCGCGGCGATTGGCGCGCTCCGTCGGATGGCAACGCCCGCCTCTGGTTGGAGGAGTTGCGCGCTCACACGCCGTCGGAATGA
- a CDS encoding MerR family transcriptional regulator: MITIGALSQRTGVNIETIRYYERINLIPPPPRTESRRRLYEAEDVRRLTFIRHSRDLGFDIPAIKTMLALQERPESSCEQVSRIATDQLEAVEVRIRRLLGLKSELTRMIKSCDNGKVASCRIIEVLADSPNSHDAP; encoded by the coding sequence ATGATCACCATCGGAGCCTTGTCACAACGGACAGGCGTCAATATCGAGACAATCCGCTACTACGAGCGGATCAATCTCATCCCGCCGCCGCCCCGCACAGAGAGCAGGCGGCGCCTCTATGAAGCAGAGGATGTTCGGCGACTGACGTTCATACGCCATTCCAGGGATCTCGGCTTCGACATCCCGGCTATTAAGACGATGCTCGCTCTGCAGGAAAGGCCAGAGTCCTCTTGTGAGCAGGTGAGCCGAATTGCCACCGATCAGCTCGAAGCCGTCGAGGTGCGGATCCGACGCCTTCTCGGACTTAAGAGCGAGCTCACTCGGATGATCAAATCGTGCGACAATGGGAAAGTCGCATCGTGCCGGATCATAGAAGTTTTAGCTGACTCACCCAACTCGCATGATGCCCCCTGA
- a CDS encoding DUF736 domain-containing protein, protein MATIGTFKKSGNEYTGEIVTLNVQAKNVRIVPETNQTSENAPSHRVLVGRAEIGAAWSKQSNEGRDYLGLKLDDPSFTAPIYANLFDDEDDGYSLIWSRPTRRNGE, encoded by the coding sequence ATGGCAACCATCGGCACCTTCAAGAAGTCCGGCAACGAATACACCGGCGAAATCGTCACCCTCAACGTGCAGGCCAAGAACGTCCGCATTGTCCCCGAAACCAACCAGACCAGCGAGAACGCTCCCAGCCACCGCGTCCTGGTCGGTCGCGCCGAGATCGGGGCAGCCTGGTCCAAGCAGTCGAACGAGGGCCGCGACTATCTCGGCCTCAAGCTCGACGATCCGAGTTTCACCGCTCCGATCTACGCCAACCTCTTCGACGACGAAGACGACGGCTATAGCCTCATCTGGTCGCGCCCCACCCGTCGCAACGGCGAGTGA